A stretch of Oryza brachyantha chromosome 4, ObraRS2, whole genome shotgun sequence DNA encodes these proteins:
- the LOC102704611 gene encoding isocitrate dehydrogenase [NADP]-like has protein sequence MRHLLLRCGMAPLLHGSAASTTKALLLNPAARPLSRALAAPLAFVPAPGGRAFRGASLRCYAAAAVAEQQHRIKVHNPIVEMDGDEMTRVIWKMIKDKLIFPYLELDIKYFDLGVLNRDATDDKVTVESAEATLEYNVAVKCATITPDETRVKEFKLKSMWRSPNGTIRNILNGTVFREPILCKNIPRILSGWKNPICIGRHAFGDQYRATDTIVNGPGKLKMVFVPDGAEPVELNVYDFKGPGVALSMYNVDESIRAFAESSMAMALSKKWPLYLSTKNTILKKYDGRFKDIFQEVYEEKWREKFEENSIWYEHRLIDDMVAYAVKSEGGYVWACKNYDGDVQSDFLAQGFGSLGLMSSVLLSSDGKTLEAEAAHGTVTRHFRLHQKGQETSTNSIASIFAWTRGLEHRAKLDKNDRLLDFTKKLESACIETVESGKMTKDLALLIHGPKVTRDYYLSTEEFIDAVAQQLREKIQIPAAV, from the exons ATGCGCCACCTGCTCCTCCGCTGCGGCATGGCTCCTCTCCTCCacggctccgccgcctccaccaccaaAGCCCTCCTCTTAAACCCCGCCGCCCGTCCCCTgtcccgcgccctcgccgccccgCTCGCCTTCGTCCCTGCCCCGGGAGGCCGCGCGTTCCGCGGCGCCTCGCTCCGCTGctatgccgccgccgcggtggccgaGCAGCAGCACCGCATCAAGGTCCACAACCCCATCGTCGAGATGGACG GTGACGAGATGACGCGGGTCATTTGGAAGATGATAAAGGATAAG CTCATCTTCCCTTACCTGGAGCTGGATATCAAGTATTTCGACCTTGGGGTGCTCAACCGGGACGCTACCGATGATAAGGTCACTGTAGAAAGTGCCGAGGCTACGTTGGA GTACAATGTAGCTGTTAAGTGTGCTACCATCACACCTG ATGAAACAAGAGTTAAAGAGTTCAAACTCAAGTCAATGTGGAGGAGCCCAAATGGCACCATCAGAAATATTCTAAATG GAACCGTTTTCCGGGAGCCCATCTTGTGTAAAAATATACCACGAATACTTTCTG GTTGGAAGAATCCCATTTGCATTGGAAGGCATGCATTTGGAGACCAGTATCGAGCTACTGATACAATAGTTAATGGTCCAGGAAAGCTTAAAATGGTTTTTG TCCCAGATGGAGCTGAACCTGTGGAGCTAAATGTTTATGATTTTAAAGGGCCTGGTGTGGCTTTATCAATGTATAATGTGGATGAG tCTATTAGAGCTTTTGCTGAGTCCTCAATGGCAATGGCACTTTCCAAAAAATGGCCTCTTTATCTCAGCACCAAGAACACAATATTGAAGAAATATGATGGCAG ATTTAAGGACATTTTCCAGGAGGTATATGAAGAGAAATGGAGGGAGAAATTCGAGGAAAACTCAATCTG GTATGAGCACCGGTTGATTGATGACATGGTGGCATATGCTGTGAAAAGTGAAGGTGGATATGTCTGGGCGTGCAAAAACTATGACGGCGATGTTCAGAGTGACTTTCTTGCCCAAG GTTTTGGTTCCTTGGGTCTGATGTCATCCGTTTTG TTATCTTCTGATGGGAAAACATTAGAAGCTGAGGCTGCTCATGGGACTGTCACTAGACATTTCAGGTTACATCAGAAGGGACAGGAGACAAGTACCAATAGCATTGCTTCTATATTTGCTTGGACTCGTGGACTAGAACATAG AGCAAAGCTGGATAAAAATGATAGGCTGCTGGATTTCACGAAGAAACTTGAATCTGCATGTATTGAAACAGTTGAATCAGGGAAAATGACAAAGGATCTTGCACTCCTTATCCATGGCCCTAA GGTAACAAGGGACTATTACCTGAGCACCGAAGAATTCATTGATGCTGTGGCTCAGCAACTGCGTGAAAAGATTCAAATACCAGCTGCGGTTTAA
- the LOC102700614 gene encoding glutaredoxin-C6, with translation MGIAASSSTPESRKMALAKAKEIVASTPVVVFSKTYCPFCVRVKKLFEQLGATFKAIELDVESDGPELQSALAEWTGQRTVPNVFINGKHIGGCDDTMALNSAGKLVPLLTEAGAIASSGAKATATA, from the exons ATGGGaatcgccgcctcctcctcgacccCCGAATCCAGGAAGATGGCACTCGCCAAGGCCAAGGAGATCGTCGCCTCCACTCCCGTCGTCGTCTTCag CAAGACTTACTGTCCTTTCTGCGTCCGTGTGAAGAAGTTGTTCGAGCAACTTGGAGCAACTTTCAAAGCTATTGAGTTGGACGTTGAGA GTGATGGACCTGAGCTGCAGTCAGCACTTGCTGAATGGACTGGACAAAGGACTGTTCCTAATGTCTTCATCAATGGGAAGCATATTGGTGGATGTGATG ATACTATGGCACTGAACAGCGCAGGGAAGCTGGTGCCGCTGCTGACAGAGGCCGGAGCGATCGCCAGTTCTGGCGCAAAGGCAACTGCCACTGCATAG
- the LOC121054141 gene encoding uncharacterized protein LOC121054141, with protein MRPTKKKAAPEAGAASLREDETEDGWVVLAGPSGATPPPSLMARAVASGGGGGGQAFEPTAGDIVNRYLLLRRALRCDALPVQIHDADVYGAHPALLASVYPAANERFEWFFFACRRRCPGGRRRAGPGEYRLLQEAKHHRGNAYCHCFRYYEDGGDAGAKETEWRMSEFGDRSRGGGCEDFELVVCKVFPSRGGALHERLGADRVALASRRRDDEDAKPQVLVQLYLASLSLGNPLACRMHHAADVFDAHPAVITAVLPAANDRPEWLFAAVRRRGGGGGDGAARPRKAGPAGAYVPVRECRVVDGRSRDIGYRLVLRYREVDDEARRVSPTVWWMEEYGFGPDFPHNKLPAPRPRGEDEELVVYKVYPKLVGAR; from the coding sequence ATGCGTCCCACgaagaagaaggcggcgccggaggccgGCGCCGCTAGCCTTCGGGAGGACGAGACCGAGGACGGCTGGGTCGTCCTCGCCGGCCCGTCCggggcgacgccgccgccgtctctcATGGCGAGGGCCGtggcgtccggcggcggcggcggcggccaggcgTTCGAGCCCACCGCGGGGGATATAGTTAACCGGTACCTGCTGTTGCGCCGGGCTCTGCGGTGCGACGCGCTGCCGGTGCAGATCCACGACGCGGATGTCTACGGCGCGCACCCGGCGCTGCTCGCGTCGGTGTACCCGGCGGCGAACGAGCGGTTCGAGTGGTTTTTCTTCGCGTGCCGTCGGCGCTgccccggcggccggcgcaggGCCGGGCCTGGGGAGTACCGCCTCTTGCAGGAGGCGAAGCACCACCGGGGCAACGCGTACTGCCACTGCTTCCGGTACtacgaggacggcggcgatgccgGCGCCAAGGAGACCGAGTGGCGCATGTCGGAGTTCGGCGAtcgcagccgcggcggcggctgtgaGGACTTCGAGCTGGTCGTCTGCAAGGTCTTCCCGTCGCGCGGCGGGGCGCTCCACGAGAGGCTCGGGGCCGACCGGGTGGCgctcgcctcgcgccgccgtgaCGACGAGGACGCGAAGCCGCAGGTGCTCGTCCAGCTCTACCTGGCCAGCCTCAGCCTGGGGAACCCGCTGGCGTGCCGCATGCACCACGCCGCCGACGTCTTCGACGCGCACCCGGCGGTGATCACGGCCGTGCTCCCGGCGGCCAACGACCGGCCCGAGTGGTTGTTCGCCGCCGTGCGCaggcgcgggggcgggggcggggacgGGGCGGCGCGCCCGCGGAAGGCCGGGCCAGCAGGGGCGTACGTGCCAGTGCGCGAGTGCCGCGTGGTGGACGGGAGGAGCAGGGACATCGGCTACCGGCTCGTGCTCCGGTACCGGGaggtcgacgacgaggcgagGCGGGTGTCGCCGACGGTGTGGTGGATGGAGGAGTACGGGTTCGGGCCGGACTTCCCGCACAACAAGCTGCCTGCGCCCAGgccgcgcggcgaggacgaagAGCTGGTGGTGTACAAGGTCTACCCGAAATTGGTCGGTGCCCGTTGA
- the LOC102704887 gene encoding myb-related protein MYBAS2, which translates to MAAEVQSAGWGRHEQQDGGAWRKGPWTSQEDALLVEHVRQHGEGRWNSVSKLTGLKRSGKSCRLRWVNYLRPDLKRGKITPQEESIIVQLHALWGNRWSTIARSLPGRTDNEIKNYWRTHFKKGKPSKNIERARARFLKQRREMQESQLQRQQQAPTPQSKDDDDVVVVAVAEARGSWTDDDDVMGGAAVAPPPSSPTPTPTPGREAEELIMHQDAMDDLMLCPAMSYHLLLLHGAAGHHQLSDGGGGGSCCASTSEDQYGSSEEDGATWGSLWNLDGVVVDADADAAAGACTLW; encoded by the exons aTGGCGGCGGAAGTGCAGTCGGCAGGGTGGGGGAGGCATGAGCagcaggacggcggcgcgtggaGGAAAGGGCCGTGGACCAGCCAGGAGGACGCGCTGCTCGTCGAGCATGTCAGGCAGCACGGCGAAGGCCGGTGGAATTCCGTCTCCAAGCTTACAG GTCTGAAGAGGAGCGGCAAGAGCTGCAGGCTGCGATGGGTTAACTACCTGAGGCCTGATCTGAAGAGAGGCAAGATCACACCCCAGGAGGAGAGCATCATCGTCCAGCTCCATGCCCTGTGGGGAAACAG GTGGTCGACGATCGCGCGTAGCCTCCCGGGCAGGACGGACAACGAGATCAAGAACTACTGGAGGACGCACTTCAAGAAGGGCAAGCCGTCCAAGAACATCGAGCGCGCGAGGGCGAGGTTCCTGAAGCAGCGACGCGAGATGCAGGAGAGCCAgctgcagcggcagcagcaggcgCCGACGCCACAGAgcaaggacgacgacgacgtcgtcgtcgtcgccgtcgccgaggccCGCGGTTCGTGGacagacgacgacgacgtaaTGGGAGGAGCTGCGgtggcgccgccaccgtcgtcgccgacgccgacgccgacgccgggcCGCGAGGCGGAGGAGCTGATCATGCATCAGGACGCGATGGACGACCTCATGCTGTGCCCCGCCATGTCctaccacctcctcctcctccacggcgCCGCGGGCCACCATCagctcagcgacggcggcggcggcggcagctgctGCGCCTCCACCAGCGAGGATCAGTACGGCTCGAgcgaggaggacggcgccacGTGGGGCAGCCTGTGGAACCTCGACGGCGTggtcgtcgacgccgacgccgacgccgccgccggggcatGCACGCTGTggtag